Proteins encoded within one genomic window of Haloarcula marismortui ATCC 43049:
- a CDS encoding ArsR/SmtB family transcription factor: protein MASVFPHHPPVDYAPREQTNVVVNGTEPTDVLQILSSEAAQEILGAVRDNPRTASDIADAVDRSLQSVSYHLDRLCEADLIEPAETWYSEKGTEMTVYALATERLVVQFGASADRSV from the coding sequence ATGGCAAGCGTCTTCCCCCACCACCCGCCGGTTGACTATGCACCCCGAGAGCAGACGAACGTCGTAGTCAACGGTACCGAGCCGACTGATGTCCTCCAGATCCTTTCATCTGAGGCCGCTCAGGAGATACTTGGGGCGGTCAGGGATAACCCGCGGACAGCATCGGATATCGCGGACGCAGTCGACCGCTCGCTCCAGAGCGTTTCCTATCACCTCGACCGCCTCTGTGAAGCTGACCTTATCGAACCCGCAGAAACGTGGTACTCGGAGAAGGGGACGGAGATGACCGTGTACGCTCTCGCCACGGAGCGACTCGTCGTGCAGTTTGGGGCCAGCGCTGACCGGTCCGTGTAA
- a CDS encoding ABC transporter ATP-binding protein, producing MTAIEIESLRKAYGDMTAIADLSLSIDDGEFFGLLGPNGAGKTTTMEILTGQLSPDSGQAAVLGVDPATQPTAVRERAGILPEKESPPSFMTPREYFDFVGAIRDMSDDAVTAQTESWADRLGFTAKLDTLSSDLSRGQQQKVMIAGAFFHEPDVVFIDEPLANLDPIVQERVKRFLRSYRDDGNTIVVTTHDVDVAAELCSRVGIMYGGELVADVRPAELDADVTLLDVFLDNVDATVDQGPKSLTHE from the coding sequence GTGACAGCAATCGAGATCGAGTCGCTTCGGAAGGCCTACGGCGACATGACCGCGATAGCGGACCTCTCGCTCAGCATCGACGATGGCGAGTTCTTCGGACTGCTCGGGCCGAACGGGGCCGGCAAGACCACCACAATGGAAATACTCACCGGGCAGCTCAGTCCGGATAGTGGACAGGCAGCGGTACTCGGTGTCGACCCGGCAACGCAGCCAACAGCGGTCCGCGAACGAGCGGGGATTCTCCCTGAAAAAGAGTCACCGCCGAGTTTCATGACGCCACGCGAGTACTTCGACTTTGTCGGTGCTATCCGAGATATGTCCGACGACGCGGTAACAGCGCAGACCGAGTCATGGGCCGACCGTCTCGGCTTCACCGCGAAACTCGACACGCTGTCCTCGGACCTTTCGCGGGGCCAACAGCAGAAAGTGATGATCGCCGGCGCGTTTTTCCACGAGCCGGATGTCGTGTTCATCGACGAACCGCTGGCCAATCTCGACCCAATCGTTCAGGAGCGGGTCAAGCGCTTCCTGCGCTCGTACCGGGACGACGGCAACACGATTGTTGTTACGACACACGACGTAGACGTTGCTGCCGAACTCTGCTCTCGGGTCGGCATCATGTACGGCGGCGAACTCGTCGCCGATGTCCGGCCGGCAGAACTCGACGCTGATGTGACGCTCCTCGACGTGTTTCTGGACAACGTTGACGCAACAGTGGACCAGGGACCGAAATCGCTGACACATGAGTGA
- a CDS encoding cytochrome c biogenesis protein CcdA, giving the protein MADVAVLGTLAFAASAGIATFFAPCAFPLLPGYIGYYLRESGGDVSMLPPATAAAGGALAALTLVALLVLALGQPLKNALPMLEPVIGLGLVVFGVVMLLNREPELRVPLPERPASVAGFGVFGAVYAVAAAGCVVPLFFGVVTQALALPVHTSILVLTAYALGVSVPLVGVTLLAGVGIGLWHTVGTYLQRMHQVAAVVMILAGGGQIYLAVFELGVF; this is encoded by the coding sequence ATGGCGGATGTTGCCGTACTCGGGACACTTGCGTTCGCCGCGAGCGCTGGCATCGCGACCTTTTTTGCCCCGTGTGCGTTCCCGCTTCTCCCGGGCTACATTGGGTACTACCTGCGTGAAAGCGGCGGGGATGTGAGTATGCTGCCACCGGCCACCGCCGCCGCTGGCGGAGCGCTTGCTGCGCTCACCCTCGTTGCGCTGCTCGTCCTCGCACTTGGGCAACCGCTCAAGAACGCACTCCCGATGCTCGAACCGGTCATCGGACTCGGTCTGGTCGTGTTCGGCGTCGTGATGCTCCTGAACCGCGAGCCCGAACTCCGCGTCCCGCTGCCAGAGCGACCGGCGTCGGTAGCCGGGTTCGGCGTGTTCGGTGCTGTGTACGCGGTTGCCGCAGCGGGCTGTGTCGTGCCGCTGTTCTTCGGCGTGGTTACCCAGGCGCTCGCATTGCCAGTCCACACAAGTATTCTCGTCCTCACAGCGTACGCACTCGGCGTCTCGGTTCCGCTTGTCGGCGTGACACTCCTTGCAGGCGTTGGAATCGGGCTCTGGCACACTGTCGGCACGTACCTGCAACGAATGCACCAGGTCGCAGCCGTCGTGATGATACTCGCCGGTGGCGGGCAGATTTACCTCGCCGTGTTCGAACTCGGCGTGTTCTAA
- a CDS encoding nitroreductase family protein yields MSQTNTGHNLDDEVAEYRDPVHNVDPLFVNRWSPRAMTGDSLAEDALHSLFEAARWAPSAFNNQHWRFVYATREDDEWDSFLDLLNDANRSWARDAGALIAVFSKVTLDHNGEAAVTRSFDTGAAWQNLALEGARRDLAVHPMAGFDWDRIHDTLGVPEDEFDAEAMVAVGERADPETLPDDLKEREEPSNRKPLDEIVFSGRFE; encoded by the coding sequence ATGTCACAGACGAATACTGGTCACAATCTCGACGATGAAGTTGCTGAATACCGTGACCCCGTCCACAACGTCGACCCGCTCTTTGTCAATCGCTGGTCGCCGCGTGCGATGACTGGTGATTCGCTTGCTGAAGATGCCCTCCATTCGTTGTTCGAAGCCGCACGCTGGGCCCCGTCCGCGTTCAATAACCAGCACTGGCGGTTTGTTTACGCTACCCGCGAAGACGACGAGTGGGACTCCTTTCTCGACCTGCTGAACGATGCCAACCGCTCGTGGGCACGCGACGCTGGCGCGCTCATCGCCGTCTTCTCGAAAGTCACCCTCGACCACAACGGCGAAGCTGCTGTGACGCGCTCTTTCGATACCGGCGCTGCGTGGCAGAATCTCGCTCTCGAAGGCGCTCGGCGCGACCTGGCTGTTCATCCAATGGCAGGCTTCGACTGGGACCGGATTCACGACACTCTGGGCGTCCCCGAAGACGAATTCGACGCCGAGGCGATGGTCGCTGTCGGTGAACGCGCCGATCCCGAGACGTTGCCTGACGACCTCAAAGAGCGTGAAGAGCCGAGCAATCGGAAGCCGCTCGACGAAATCGTCTTCAGCGGCCGGTTCGAGTGA
- a CDS encoding fructosamine kinase family protein yields MDDGTGAKRTKATVLQRVSSVLNADAHDATALDGGEVGSVYRVSFHDRPDVAVKVDDSPLGIEAAMLQSLDRDTPLPVPEVLHVEPELLVLSFIRGDGRFDERAERDLARHVAALHDTSADVFGFPFDTLSGPFSQSNPWTDSWIDFFRAQRLLPFATAARNEGALPAGEFDRVQRLAETLDARLVEPATPSLLHGDIHPGNAVVADGTVRAVLDPAIYFGHAEVDLAYVDRLDSIGAAFYDEYRQHRDISAGYFEERRDVYVAFHALENVRFFGEDELPRLERALDRLGM; encoded by the coding sequence ATGGACGACGGGACGGGCGCGAAACGAACGAAGGCGACAGTCCTACAGCGGGTTTCGAGCGTACTGAACGCCGACGCTCACGACGCGACGGCGCTCGACGGCGGAGAAGTCGGGTCGGTCTACCGTGTGTCGTTTCACGACCGTCCTGATGTGGCGGTGAAAGTCGACGACTCGCCGCTCGGAATCGAGGCGGCAATGCTTCAGTCCCTCGACCGTGACACGCCTCTCCCGGTTCCGGAAGTCCTCCACGTCGAACCGGAACTGCTCGTACTGTCGTTTATTCGCGGCGACGGCCGATTCGACGAGCGGGCCGAACGCGACCTCGCGCGACACGTTGCGGCTCTTCACGACACTTCGGCTGACGTGTTCGGCTTTCCCTTCGATACCCTTTCGGGCCCATTCAGTCAGTCGAACCCGTGGACCGATTCGTGGATCGATTTCTTCCGTGCGCAACGGCTCCTCCCTTTTGCAACAGCAGCACGGAACGAAGGGGCCTTGCCAGCCGGCGAGTTCGACCGAGTGCAGCGACTGGCGGAAACGCTCGACGCTCGCCTCGTCGAACCGGCCACGCCGTCCTTGCTGCACGGCGACATCCACCCCGGAAACGCTGTGGTGGCTGACGGAACTGTTCGGGCCGTCCTCGATCCAGCGATCTATTTCGGTCACGCTGAAGTTGATCTGGCGTACGTCGACCGACTGGATTCGATCGGGGCGGCGTTTTATGATGAATACCGACAACACCGCGACATCTCTGCGGGATACTTCGAAGAGCGACGCGACGTGTATGTCGCCTTTCACGCGCTGGAGAACGTCCGGTTTTTCGGCGAAGACGAACTCCCGAGGCTCGAACGTGCGTTAGACCGTCTCGGAATGTGA
- a CDS encoding sugar porter family MFS transporter — MSTATIRNVLRGDGDRFVYIVSALAALNGLLFGFDTGIISGAFLFIQDSFVMSPLVEGIIVSGAMAGAAAGAAVGGQLADRLGRRRLILIAAIVFFVGSFTMAVAPTVPVLVAGRLIDGVAIGFASIVGPLYISEIAPPEIRGGLTSLNQLMVTTGILLSYFVNYAFADAGAWRWMLGAGMVPAVVLAIGILKMPESPRWLFEHGRTDEARAVLKRTRSGGVEQELDEIQETVETQSETGIWDLLAPWLRPALVVGLGLAVFQQITGINAVIYYAPTILESTGLGNVASILATVGIGTINVVMTVVAIMLVDRVGRRRLLLVGVGGMVATLAVLGTVFYLPGLEGGLGIIATISLMLFVSFFAIGLGPVFWLLISEIYPLSVRGSAMGLVTVANWGANLLVSLTFPVLTDGVGTSATFWLFGLCSLAGLVFVYRYVPETKGRTLEAIEDDLRQNISLAD, encoded by the coding sequence ATGTCCACAGCGACCATACGTAACGTCCTCCGCGGTGACGGCGACCGGTTCGTCTACATCGTCTCCGCGTTAGCCGCATTGAACGGACTGTTGTTCGGGTTCGACACCGGGATCATCTCGGGCGCGTTCCTGTTCATCCAGGACTCGTTCGTCATGTCGCCGCTTGTCGAGGGGATCATCGTCAGTGGCGCGATGGCCGGGGCCGCGGCCGGTGCAGCCGTGGGTGGCCAGTTAGCCGACCGCCTCGGTCGCCGTCGACTCATCCTCATTGCGGCCATCGTATTCTTCGTCGGATCGTTCACGATGGCCGTCGCGCCGACCGTCCCCGTCCTCGTCGCCGGTCGGCTTATCGACGGCGTCGCTATCGGCTTCGCGTCGATTGTCGGTCCGCTGTACATCTCCGAAATCGCACCACCAGAGATCCGTGGCGGACTCACCTCGCTCAATCAGCTCATGGTTACCACCGGAATCCTGCTCTCGTATTTTGTCAACTACGCGTTCGCCGACGCTGGCGCGTGGCGCTGGATGCTCGGTGCCGGGATGGTCCCGGCCGTCGTGCTCGCTATTGGTATTCTGAAAATGCCCGAAAGCCCACGCTGGCTCTTCGAACACGGGCGGACAGACGAGGCCAGAGCCGTGCTCAAGCGAACGCGGTCCGGCGGTGTCGAGCAGGAACTCGACGAGATTCAAGAGACCGTCGAAACACAGTCCGAAACCGGCATTTGGGACCTGCTAGCTCCATGGCTTCGCCCAGCGCTCGTGGTCGGACTCGGACTCGCCGTCTTCCAGCAGATCACCGGTATCAACGCGGTCATCTACTACGCCCCGACAATTCTCGAGTCCACTGGCCTCGGAAATGTGGCCTCGATCCTCGCGACAGTCGGTATCGGGACAATTAACGTCGTGATGACGGTCGTGGCAATCATGCTCGTCGACCGCGTCGGTCGACGCCGACTCCTGCTTGTCGGTGTCGGTGGAATGGTTGCAACCCTCGCCGTCCTCGGCACCGTGTTCTACCTGCCCGGGCTTGAAGGCGGCCTCGGTATCATCGCCACGATCAGTCTGATGCTGTTCGTGTCCTTTTTCGCGATCGGCCTCGGTCCAGTCTTCTGGCTCCTGATCTCAGAAATATACCCGCTTTCCGTTCGTGGGTCGGCGATGGGCCTCGTCACCGTCGCCAACTGGGGTGCAAATCTCCTCGTGTCGCTGACGTTCCCCGTCCTGACTGACGGCGTCGGAACCTCTGCGACGTTCTGGCTGTTCGGCCTCTGCAGTCTCGCGGGACTGGTGTTTGTCTACCGCTACGTCCCCGAAACCAAGGGCCGGACGCTTGAGGCAATCGAAGACGACCTCCGGCAGAACATCTCACTGGCTGACTGA
- a CDS encoding SCO family protein, which yields MRRRTLLKSTGAAGTIVGVAGCLGGGRLGDSNPDVVLEEPDREFESSDLPYPAWGEQIPDVRVATPTASREVRLRDIETLTLLTFFYSHCQTVCPVLISTQRNIQSHAQNNGYAAGVRFIPMTFDPARDTAERLGVYADKMNVDADSESWQFLRPAPKQRAKAVIQDQFGVMFQRTEPEDMDMYMFTHTALTLLVNADGFVERAYRSKSPDEETIIADLETVRTA from the coding sequence ATGCGCCGACGGACGCTTCTCAAATCGACCGGTGCGGCTGGAACAATTGTTGGAGTCGCCGGCTGTCTCGGTGGTGGTCGGCTCGGCGACTCGAATCCCGACGTCGTCCTCGAAGAGCCCGACCGGGAGTTCGAGAGCAGTGACCTTCCGTACCCCGCATGGGGTGAGCAGATTCCGGACGTGCGTGTCGCCACACCGACCGCATCCCGCGAGGTTCGACTGCGGGATATTGAAACGCTGACCCTCCTCACATTCTTTTATAGCCACTGCCAGACGGTGTGTCCAGTTCTCATCTCGACGCAGCGAAACATTCAGAGCCACGCCCAGAACAACGGCTACGCCGCTGGCGTCCGGTTCATCCCGATGACGTTCGACCCCGCTCGTGATACCGCAGAACGACTCGGGGTGTATGCCGACAAAATGAATGTCGACGCCGATAGCGAAAGCTGGCAGTTCCTTCGACCGGCGCCGAAGCAGCGGGCGAAGGCTGTCATACAGGACCAGTTCGGGGTTATGTTCCAGCGAACTGAACCGGAGGACATGGATATGTACATGTTCACGCATACAGCACTGACGCTACTGGTCAACGCCGATGGGTTTGTCGAGCGTGCCTACCGCTCGAAGTCACCGGACGAAGAAACCATTATTGCTGACCTTGAAACGGTGAGAACCGCGTGA
- a CDS encoding TlpA family protein disulfide reductase, whose amino-acid sequence MNRRQVVAAMTGLGLTGGSLWVAQNGLSGIRSQNTDQLPVRVETLDARGSSAGETPVPTPGTVTVVDLFATWCAPCDDQLEILDSIRPEYTDVSFISVTNERPSETLTRADIGEWWNRNGGAWTVGIDPGSELLAAFGADGLPYIAIVDERGTVQFGHSGLAGKETLRDELDALV is encoded by the coding sequence GTGAACCGCCGGCAGGTTGTTGCGGCCATGACCGGGCTCGGTCTCACCGGGGGAAGCCTGTGGGTTGCCCAGAACGGGCTGTCAGGTATCCGGTCCCAAAACACAGACCAGCTTCCGGTTCGCGTTGAGACGCTCGATGCACGCGGCTCGTCGGCAGGCGAGACGCCCGTACCGACGCCGGGAACCGTCACGGTAGTCGACCTCTTTGCTACGTGGTGTGCACCCTGTGACGACCAGCTCGAGATACTCGATTCGATTCGGCCCGAGTACACCGATGTCTCGTTCATCTCAGTGACGAACGAGCGCCCGAGCGAGACTCTGACGAGGGCTGACATTGGTGAATGGTGGAACCGGAACGGCGGTGCTTGGACTGTCGGCATTGACCCCGGTAGTGAGTTGCTTGCGGCATTTGGGGCGGACGGACTTCCGTACATTGCGATCGTCGACGAGCGCGGGACCGTCCAGTTCGGTCACAGTGGGCTCGCCGGGAAAGAGACGCTCCGAGACGAACTCGACGCACTGGTGTAA
- a CDS encoding ABC transporter substrate-binding protein produces MTDPDRAACEWPTRRDIVRSSGALAFGGFLAGCSGESGQESSVTEGSDMTTATRAGGTETDPATSDGAYSVTMEPVGTVEFETVPETIAPFTADYIDMLVALGHGDAVQSIWYRGRYKTLHYEELDGVSIDLDGLTQLWNDGVSKEPFYEMDADLHLIDPNALIDWLGAWDQSDLTEIRENVAPFLGNLIFRQTDDWHDYRYYSLYEAFEKVAEMVQERTRFEAIRSIHDELVETVQARLPAPTDRPNAALMFAGEEPEAFTPYRISGNGANKEHFQTLGISDAFADTGVEGYSGSESLDYETLLEIDPDSLLLRYHREGKTREEFENSVLASMKDHEVGSQLRAVQNDMVFRGGPIYAGPLHNLFMIERYAKRYFPEEFTETHLFDRDHLATIITDGRDE; encoded by the coding sequence ATGACTGATCCAGATAGAGCGGCGTGCGAATGGCCGACGCGGAGAGATATAGTCAGAAGTAGCGGGGCACTCGCTTTCGGCGGCTTCCTCGCCGGTTGTTCGGGCGAGAGTGGTCAGGAGTCTTCGGTGACCGAGGGCAGCGACATGACCACAGCTACCAGAGCGGGCGGTACTGAGACCGATCCAGCGACTTCCGACGGGGCATATTCAGTGACGATGGAGCCAGTCGGAACCGTCGAATTCGAAACGGTGCCCGAGACAATCGCCCCGTTCACAGCGGACTACATCGATATGCTAGTCGCGCTCGGTCACGGCGACGCAGTACAGTCGATCTGGTACCGCGGTCGGTACAAAACGCTACACTACGAGGAGCTTGATGGAGTGTCTATTGACCTTGACGGGCTCACACAGCTCTGGAACGACGGCGTCTCGAAGGAGCCGTTCTACGAGATGGACGCGGACCTGCACCTCATTGATCCCAACGCGCTTATCGACTGGCTCGGGGCGTGGGATCAGTCGGACCTCACAGAAATTCGGGAGAACGTCGCACCGTTTCTCGGGAATCTCATCTTCCGCCAGACTGACGACTGGCACGACTACCGGTACTACTCGCTGTACGAGGCGTTCGAGAAGGTGGCTGAAATGGTTCAGGAACGGACGCGCTTTGAGGCGATCCGTTCAATCCACGACGAACTGGTCGAAACGGTGCAGGCTCGGCTCCCGGCGCCAACGGATCGGCCAAACGCCGCGCTCATGTTCGCCGGCGAGGAGCCGGAGGCGTTCACGCCGTATCGGATCAGCGGGAACGGGGCCAACAAAGAACACTTCCAGACGCTCGGCATTTCTGACGCCTTTGCCGATACCGGAGTTGAGGGGTACTCCGGCTCGGAGTCGCTCGATTACGAGACGTTACTGGAGATAGATCCGGACTCACTCCTTCTGCGATACCATCGCGAAGGGAAGACCCGGGAGGAATTCGAGAACTCCGTACTCGCCTCTATGAAAGACCACGAAGTGGGCAGCCAGTTGCGGGCCGTCCAGAATGACATGGTGTTTCGCGGCGGCCCGATCTACGCCGGCCCGCTGCATAACCTATTCATGATCGAACGGTACGCGAAGCGCTACTTCCCAGAGGAGTTCACAGAGACGCACCTGTTCGACCGAGATCACCTCGCGACGATTATCACCGACGGTAGAGACGAATGA
- a CDS encoding GbsR/MarR family transcriptional regulator: MSDADSSVARERVIESMEQSAEVYGLSRSSGRIYGVLYFAAEPLSIPELVDETGYAKSTVSNVTRTLSRVGLIHRKSSAGGGRRVRFEAERDVWFILQDVFQQYIQREVQTTLRTIRRAEEQVPPDAREQEHIQNLRETYEDLEEIVQLASDYSAAELREALEAYEQ; the protein is encoded by the coding sequence ATGAGTGATGCTGACAGTTCGGTCGCACGAGAACGCGTCATCGAATCGATGGAGCAATCAGCCGAGGTGTACGGCCTCAGCCGAAGTTCTGGGCGTATTTATGGCGTGCTGTACTTCGCTGCAGAACCGCTCTCTATCCCAGAACTGGTCGACGAAACTGGCTACGCGAAATCGACGGTGAGTAACGTCACACGGACGCTGTCGCGTGTCGGCCTCATCCACCGCAAGTCGTCTGCAGGCGGCGGCAGACGCGTCAGGTTCGAGGCCGAACGCGATGTCTGGTTCATCCTGCAGGACGTGTTCCAGCAATACATCCAGCGGGAAGTCCAGACGACGCTCCGGACCATCCGCCGAGCGGAAGAGCAGGTCCCCCCAGATGCTCGCGAGCAGGAGCATATCCAGAACCTCCGCGAGACGTACGAAGACCTAGAAGAAATCGTACAGCTCGCGTCGGACTACTCGGCCGCCGAACTCCGCGAGGCGCTCGAAGCGTACGAGCAGTAG